The nucleotide window ctttgataAGTGACATTCGTTTTCGTTTTGTGATCTGACTTCTGGTCTTCAAGGCAAACTTTTTTGCCAGTGTTGCTTCCTTAAAGGACAAGGGCAGGGCTGTCGATGTCTTGGTCACAGACGAGATGCCATCAGAAGCTGTGGTTGTCTCTTCTGACTCTGGTTCAATTGGCAGCTTAGTAAAACTCTTTTGGAAATTTCCACCATCCTGAACACTTTTGGGAGGGTGCAATTTTTTAGCTTTCTTTTCCTTCGATTCCGTGTCAGATTTCTGCAGTTCATCCCCTGACTCATGCAAATCTTCCGAGGAGGGTAGTTTTGTGGAATTGAGGATAGCACTGTGACCAGGAAGCTTCAGCACGATGGAATAGATGGCTCTGGTCTCTGCAGCAATGTCTTCTTCGTCAGAGGAGGCTGAATTTTcaagggaggcagcagcatcGTTGTTGTtccagctgtcactgctgctgtggtctTGGTCCCCCTGAtctgtgctgggctcccagCTCTTCATGGAGAGCCAGAAGTGGCAGCGTCCGTATTTCTTGCGGGAGGAGCGTTTGGCGCTCTGCCGCTGCAGCTCGTAGCTGCTGCAGCTGCGGGCGCTGCCCGCCTGGTGCACGAAGCGCGCCGCCTCCGCCTCGCTGCCCGAcgcctgcagccctgccagctcttTGGTGCGCTTCTCCGTCTCCTTGTAGATCCTCCAGTACAAAATGCTCATGATGGTGACCGGCAAGTAGAAGGCAGCTATGGCAGTGCCAAAGGTGATGATAGGTTCACTTAGGAACTGGATGAAACATTCATCAGGAGGCACAGTCCTCTTCCCAACAAAATACTGCCAAAACAAGATGGCAGGGGCCCAAAGAACAAAAGAGACGATCCATGCTAGGCCAATCATTATCCCAGCCCTTTTAGTTGTTCGTTTGGCTCTGTATGTCAGTGGCCTAGTGATGGAAAAATACCTGTCAAAACTTATCACAAGGAGGTTCATGACAGAGGCGTTACTGGCGACATAGTCAATGGAGAGCCAAAGATCACAGGCCAAACTTCCCAAAGCCCAGTGGTCCATGATGATGTACGTGGTATAAAGATTCATGGAAAGAACACCGATGATCAAATCTGCACAAGCGAGGCTCAACAAGAAGTAGTTGTTGACTGTTTTCAGTTGCTTGTTAACCTTAAATGCAACAATCACTAAGATGTTTCCTATGATGGTCACCAGTGCAAGAATCCCAGTGAGGAAAGCAATCAAAACTACCTGCCAGACAGTGTGTCCACCCAGAGGGTCTTTGCTTGTGGCATTTAGGGTCATGTTTGTGGATTCCACAGTGGAGAAAGGAAAACTCTCTGTGGTCTGAGGGAAATCATAGCTGCCAATGAGTGATGCTGCTTCATCAAGGAGTCCCAGTCCATGCGAATCTCTCTTCCAGAAGGAGCTCACATTTGGAAAAAGAGGCGAGGATGAACTGTTATTTTGCATGATCATTGTGGCTCTCTGACATAGTCTGTAGcagagaaaaaccaaacaaacatcAAGTGAACAGGTGAAGATGTTAAATCAATAACTGTCCTCATACTTGTACATAAAATCACTTTAGCACTTTAAAAGACGTCTTTAAAAAGCCAAGCTGCCTGTGACACATTTCAAGGCAAACCTGTATGTGATAGCACTCAGCCTCCAGACTGAGATTAAACTGAGATTAAACTCTTTATAGCGATCACACTGTGTTTTCTTATAAACATTCAATAACAGAGGAACCAAAATCCCAGGAGAATTTGAACCCACAGTAGTATTAAAATGCCCCTGAAATCTAACTCTGAATTAAAACACTCCCTGCTGGATCTGAACTCAACATATCAAAAATACACAATT belongs to Oenanthe melanoleuca isolate GR-GAL-2019-014 chromosome 3, OMel1.0, whole genome shotgun sequence and includes:
- the CHRM3 gene encoding muscarinic acetylcholine receptor M3 isoform X1, producing MIYTSPLPCPCLHADTVPVLFPKEEFTELQCLFQLAALMILTGPCRLCQRATMIMQNNSSSSPLFPNVSSFWKRDSHGLGLLDEAASLIGSYDFPQTTESFPFSTVESTNMTLNATSKDPLGGHTVWQVVLIAFLTGILALVTIIGNILVIVAFKVNKQLKTVNNYFLLSLACADLIIGVLSMNLYTTYIIMDHWALGSLACDLWLSIDYVASNASVMNLLVISFDRYFSITRPLTYRAKRTTKRAGIMIGLAWIVSFVLWAPAILFWQYFVGKRTVPPDECFIQFLSEPIITFGTAIAAFYLPVTIMSILYWRIYKETEKRTKELAGLQASGSEAEAARFVHQAGSARSCSSYELQRQSAKRSSRKKYGRCHFWLSMKSWEPSTDQGDQDHSSSDSWNNNDAAASLENSASSDEEDIAAETRAIYSIVLKLPGHSAILNSTKLPSSEDLHESGDELQKSDTESKEKKAKKLHPPKSVQDGGNFQKSFTKLPIEPESEETTTASDGISSVTKTSTALPLSFKEATLAKKFALKTRSQITKRKRMSLIKEKKAAQTLSAILFAFIITWTPYNIMVLVNTFCNCIPKTFWHLGYWLCYINSTVNPMCYALCNKTFRNTFKMLLLCQCDKRKRRKQQYQQRQSVIFHKRIPREAS
- the CHRM3 gene encoding muscarinic acetylcholine receptor M3 isoform X2, which gives rise to MIMQNNSSSSPLFPNVSSFWKRDSHGLGLLDEAASLIGSYDFPQTTESFPFSTVESTNMTLNATSKDPLGGHTVWQVVLIAFLTGILALVTIIGNILVIVAFKVNKQLKTVNNYFLLSLACADLIIGVLSMNLYTTYIIMDHWALGSLACDLWLSIDYVASNASVMNLLVISFDRYFSITRPLTYRAKRTTKRAGIMIGLAWIVSFVLWAPAILFWQYFVGKRTVPPDECFIQFLSEPIITFGTAIAAFYLPVTIMSILYWRIYKETEKRTKELAGLQASGSEAEAARFVHQAGSARSCSSYELQRQSAKRSSRKKYGRCHFWLSMKSWEPSTDQGDQDHSSSDSWNNNDAAASLENSASSDEEDIAAETRAIYSIVLKLPGHSAILNSTKLPSSEDLHESGDELQKSDTESKEKKAKKLHPPKSVQDGGNFQKSFTKLPIEPESEETTTASDGISSVTKTSTALPLSFKEATLAKKFALKTRSQITKRKRMSLIKEKKAAQTLSAILFAFIITWTPYNIMVLVNTFCNCIPKTFWHLGYWLCYINSTVNPMCYALCNKTFRNTFKMLLLCQCDKRKRRKQQYQQRQSVIFHKRIPREAS